Genomic DNA from Paenibacillus sp. MBLB1832:
CAATGATGGCTTAGTAAGGCATATAAATCGCCTAAAGTATCCACATTTCTTGCTTTAACTTCATTCATCAATCGTGACCACAGCTCTGCCGTCATCAAGGCATCCTCTAGGGCATGGTGTCGAACCGTAACCGGAACATCGTAGGCGTGAAGCAAAGAGTCCAAACTCAGATTCTTTCTTTTCGGCATGAGCCACTTTGCAATCATCATAATATCTAACACACGATGGGATAAACTCACTTTAGACGTTCGCCATAAAGCTGAGTTCAAGAAATTTTTATCATGTCCTATGGCATGCGCAACCAAGATTTTCTGTTGTACAAATTCCAAGAACTCACTTAACGCACTGATCAAATCCGGCGCATCACTTGCCATTTCATTCGTAATTCCCGTTAACTGCACAATCTCGTCAGGTATCTTGCGTTTCGGGTTCACCATTCGGTAGAATGTTTCTTTCGTCTGCACTTCACCGCCAATAACGGATACGGCACCAAAAGAAATAATTTCATCACCGTTATAGGGAGAAAATCCTGTCGTCTCTAAGTCAAAAACGACTATCTCCAT
This window encodes:
- a CDS encoding exonuclease domain-containing protein yields the protein MKDMRPAGRMWHLYKMGGLTPALTSMFDVQSAQQMAFIRSMLKEQRKDSLFEIPLHSMEIVVFDLETTGFSPYNGDEIISFGAVSVIGGEVQTKETFYRMVNPKRKIPDEIVQLTGITNEMASDAPDLISALSEFLEFVQQKILVAHAIGHDKNFLNSALWRTSKVSLSHRVLDIMMIAKWLMPKRKNLSLDSLLHAYDVPVTVRHHALEDALMTAELWSRLMNEVKARNVDTLGDLYALLSHH